A window from Sinorhizobium fredii encodes these proteins:
- a CDS encoding TSUP family transporter — translation MTDLAIHLLLFLFVAAFIAGFIDSIAGGGGMITIPAMLIAGIPPLESLGTNKLQSLFGSGSASIAYARHGHVNLKEQLPMALMSAAGSVLGALVATVVPADALKGVLPFLLIAIAVYFGCKPNIGDVEKHRRLSAFLFTLTFVPLIGFYDGIFGPGTGSFFMVGFVSLAGYGILKATAHTKFLNFGSNLGAFIVFVLYGVVLWKVGLLMGAGQFLGAQVGSRYAMAKGAKIVKPLLVIVSIALAVRLLADPTHPLRIWLGI, via the coding sequence GTGACCGACCTCGCCATCCACCTGCTGCTCTTTCTGTTCGTAGCCGCCTTCATTGCCGGCTTCATCGATTCGATCGCCGGCGGCGGCGGGATGATCACCATTCCTGCCATGCTGATCGCCGGCATTCCGCCGCTCGAATCACTCGGCACGAACAAGCTGCAATCGCTCTTCGGTTCGGGCTCCGCCAGCATCGCCTATGCGCGACACGGCCATGTGAATTTGAAGGAGCAGCTGCCGATGGCGCTGATGTCGGCCGCGGGTTCGGTGCTCGGCGCCTTGGTCGCGACAGTCGTTCCAGCCGATGCGCTGAAGGGCGTGCTGCCCTTTCTGCTGATCGCGATTGCCGTCTATTTCGGCTGCAAACCGAATATCGGCGACGTCGAAAAGCACCGCCGCCTGTCGGCTTTTCTCTTCACCCTCACCTTCGTACCGCTGATCGGCTTCTATGACGGCATTTTCGGACCGGGCACGGGCTCGTTCTTCATGGTCGGCTTTGTTTCGCTTGCCGGCTACGGCATCCTCAAGGCGACGGCCCACACGAAGTTCCTGAACTTCGGTTCCAATCTCGGCGCCTTCATCGTTTTCGTTCTCTACGGCGTCGTGCTCTGGAAGGTTGGGCTGCTGATGGGAGCGGGCCAGTTTCTCGGCGCGCAGGTCGGCTCCCGCTATGCGATGGCAAAGGGCGCGAAGATCGTCAAGCCGCTGCTCGTCATCGTCTCGATCGCGCTGGCAGTCCGGCTGCTAGCGGATCCAACGCATCCGCTCAGGATTTGGCTGGGCATCTGA
- the cobD gene encoding threonine-phosphate decarboxylase CobD encodes MTAPIVHGGGITEAAARFGGAPDDWLDLSTGINPCPVALPKIDARVWHRLPDRHLEEAARAAASSYYRTGDLMPLPVPGTQAVIQLLPRLADLKRRAAIFGPTYGEYERVLTGAGFAVDPVASADDLSAAHGLAVLVNPNNPTGRVFPPDQVLAMAREMEASGGLLVVDEAFGDLDPETSVAPHVDAQHNLVVFRSFGKFFGLAGLRLGFVVANAAVTESFREWLGPWAVSGPALAVAARLMEGDTEAVREGILERNAALHAVLRGAGMDVIGGTGLFALVDHERANDLHTALCGEHILTRKFDYDRRWLRIGLAADANGDRRLAEALQRAGV; translated from the coding sequence ATGACCGCGCCGATCGTCCATGGCGGCGGGATCACCGAGGCCGCAGCCCGCTTCGGCGGCGCGCCAGACGATTGGCTCGACCTTTCAACCGGCATCAATCCGTGCCCGGTCGCGCTGCCGAAGATCGACGCGCGAGTCTGGCATCGGCTGCCGGATCGCCACCTGGAGGAGGCAGCCCGCGCAGCCGCATCCAGCTACTATCGGACCGGCGACCTCATGCCTCTGCCGGTTCCCGGAACCCAGGCTGTCATTCAGTTGCTGCCGCGGCTTGCCGACTTGAAAAGGCGCGCCGCTATATTCGGGCCGACCTATGGCGAATATGAGCGCGTCTTGACCGGCGCCGGCTTTGCCGTCGACCCTGTCGCGAGTGCCGATGATCTCTCTGCGGCCCACGGGCTCGCGGTCCTGGTAAATCCCAATAACCCCACGGGCCGGGTTTTTCCGCCCGACCAAGTGCTTGCAATGGCAAGGGAGATGGAGGCGAGCGGCGGACTGCTCGTCGTCGACGAGGCCTTCGGTGACCTCGATCCGGAAACAAGTGTTGCGCCGCATGTCGACGCACAGCACAACCTCGTCGTCTTCCGTTCCTTCGGCAAGTTCTTCGGCCTTGCGGGCCTGAGGCTCGGCTTCGTCGTTGCAAACGCCGCGGTCACGGAATCTTTCCGCGAATGGCTTGGCCCCTGGGCGGTGTCAGGCCCGGCACTTGCCGTTGCGGCGAGGCTGATGGAAGGCGACACGGAGGCGGTCAGGGAAGGTATTCTCGAACGCAATGCGGCTCTCCATGCGGTGCTTCGTGGCGCCGGCATGGACGTCATCGGTGGTACCGGTCTCTTCGCGCTCGTCGACCACGAACGGGCAAACGATCTTCATACGGCGCTCTGCGGGGAGCACATTCTGACGCGCAAGTTCGACTACGACCGGCGCTGGCTGCGGATCGGCCTGGCCGCGGATGCGAATGGCGACCGCCGTCTTGCCGAAGCCTTGCAGCGAGCAGGAGTTTAG
- a CDS encoding cobyrinate a,c-diamide synthase has translation MSGLMIAAPSSGSGKTTVTLGLLRALARRGVSIAPGKAGPDYIDPAFHTAASGKACLNYDPWAMRPELLLANAAAAAKDGSTLIVEAMMGLYDGAADGTGSPADLAATLGLAVVLVVDCARLSHSVAALVRGYMDHRDDMRVAGVILNRVGSDRHEAMLRDALDRAGVAIFGVLRQHAALKLPERHLGLVQAGEHGSLEDFIEHAAARVTAACNVEALLATASALRGKPAQCARMLKPIGHRIAVARDVAFAFSYEHVLAGWLSQGAQISFFSPLADEAPDAGADAIYLPGGYPELHADRLARATRFRAGIHAAADHGARIFGECGGYMTLGEGLVAADGKRYEMLGLLPLVTSFAERKRHLGYRRVAPFDNEFFEGPMTAHEFHYSTIVSEGAAAPLFAVSDAAGVDLGHAGLRRGNVAGSFVHLIDLSE, from the coding sequence ATGAGCGGTCTGATGATTGCCGCCCCGAGCTCCGGCTCCGGCAAGACGACGGTGACGCTCGGTCTTCTGCGGGCGCTGGCGCGGCGCGGCGTCTCCATTGCGCCGGGCAAGGCAGGCCCAGATTATATCGATCCCGCCTTCCATACGGCCGCAAGCGGCAAGGCCTGCCTCAATTATGATCCCTGGGCGATGCGGCCGGAACTGCTACTCGCCAACGCTGCGGCTGCGGCGAAGGATGGCTCGACGCTGATCGTCGAGGCGATGATGGGGCTCTATGACGGCGCTGCGGACGGGACCGGATCGCCGGCGGACCTCGCCGCGACGCTGGGGCTGGCGGTGGTCCTGGTCGTCGATTGCGCCCGGCTCTCCCACTCGGTCGCGGCGCTGGTGCGCGGCTATATGGATCATCGCGACGATATGCGCGTCGCCGGCGTCATCCTGAACCGCGTGGGCAGCGACCGCCATGAGGCGATGCTCCGCGATGCGCTCGACCGCGCAGGCGTGGCAATTTTCGGCGTGCTGCGCCAGCATGCCGCGTTGAAGCTGCCGGAACGGCATCTGGGCCTTGTCCAGGCCGGCGAGCACGGGTCGCTCGAAGATTTCATCGAGCACGCCGCGGCGCGCGTCACTGCGGCCTGTAACGTCGAAGCCCTTCTCGCAACAGCGTCTGCCTTGCGGGGGAAGCCGGCGCAATGCGCCCGGATGCTGAAGCCGATCGGCCACCGGATTGCCGTTGCCCGCGACGTCGCCTTTGCCTTCAGTTACGAGCATGTGCTGGCCGGCTGGTTGAGCCAGGGAGCGCAAATCTCGTTCTTTTCGCCGCTGGCCGATGAAGCGCCCGATGCCGGCGCCGACGCAATCTATCTGCCGGGCGGCTATCCGGAATTGCACGCCGACCGGCTTGCCAGGGCTACTCGTTTCCGAGCCGGGATCCATGCCGCGGCCGATCACGGTGCGCGCATCTTCGGTGAATGCGGCGGCTACATGACGCTCGGCGAAGGTCTTGTCGCAGCGGACGGCAAGCGTTACGAGATGCTCGGGCTGTTGCCGCTGGTCACCAGTTTCGCGGAACGCAAGCGGCATCTCGGCTACCGGCGCGTGGCGCCTTTCGACAATGAATTTTTCGAGGGACCGATGACGGCGCACGAATTTCACTATTCGACCATCGTTTCCGAAGGGGCGGCCGCGCCGCTCTTCGCCGTTTCTGATGCGGCAGGTGTAGACCTCGGCCATGCCGGCCTTCGCCGCGGCAATGTTGCCGGTTCCTTCGTGCATCTCATCGATCTTTCGGAGTGA
- the cbiB gene encoding adenosylcobinamide-phosphate synthase CbiB, with amino-acid sequence MSAEIFLILVVALIIDRIVGDPDWLWERLTHPVVLFGKAIGVFDAALNRGGHGGWLKMRGVAAIVILVAASMLLGVVLNRLFDVLGALGFVLEALTVAVFLAQKSLADHVRRVADGLRRDGLEGGRKAVSMIVGRDPKTLDEPGVCRAAIESLAENFSDGVVAPALWYAIAGLPGLFAYKMLNTADSMIGHKSQKYLHFGWASARLDDLVNLPAARLSALLIAAGARLKRGAEAAKAAIEVAKSDHAFHRSPNSGWPEAAMAGALDIQLAGPRVYGGARVEEPMINRPGRAVATAADIDDAVIVFYGACSALTLSAAVLVLPFLLF; translated from the coding sequence ATGTCGGCTGAAATTTTCCTCATCCTCGTCGTCGCGCTGATCATCGACCGCATCGTTGGCGATCCAGATTGGCTTTGGGAGCGGTTGACGCATCCGGTGGTACTCTTCGGCAAGGCCATCGGCGTTTTCGACGCGGCGCTCAATCGCGGTGGGCACGGTGGCTGGCTAAAAATGCGGGGCGTTGCGGCCATCGTCATCCTTGTCGCAGCAAGCATGCTGCTCGGTGTGGTGCTCAATCGGCTGTTCGATGTTCTCGGTGCGCTCGGTTTCGTCCTGGAGGCGCTGACCGTTGCGGTTTTCCTGGCCCAGAAGAGCCTCGCCGATCACGTCCGCCGCGTCGCCGACGGATTGCGCCGTGACGGCCTGGAAGGGGGCCGGAAGGCCGTGTCGATGATCGTCGGCCGGGACCCGAAAACGCTTGATGAGCCTGGCGTCTGCCGTGCGGCTATCGAGAGCCTTGCGGAGAATTTTTCCGATGGGGTCGTCGCTCCCGCCCTTTGGTATGCGATTGCTGGGCTCCCCGGCCTTTTCGCTTACAAGATGCTGAATACGGCCGATTCGATGATCGGCCATAAGAGTCAGAAATACCTTCATTTCGGCTGGGCCTCGGCGCGGCTCGACGACCTCGTCAATCTTCCGGCCGCACGGCTTTCGGCTCTTCTCATCGCCGCAGGGGCTCGCTTGAAGCGCGGCGCCGAAGCGGCGAAGGCCGCAATCGAGGTGGCCAAGAGCGATCACGCTTTTCACCGCTCGCCTAACTCCGGCTGGCCCGAGGCGGCGATGGCCGGCGCGCTCGATATCCAGCTTGCCGGGCCACGGGTCTATGGCGGGGCGCGCGTCGAGGAGCCTATGATCAACCGCCCCGGCCGCGCAGTCGCGACGGCAGCCGACATCGACGACGCGGTGATCGTCTTTTACGGTGCCTGCAGCGCGCTCACCTTGAGCGCCGCCGTCCTGGTTCTGCCGTTCCTGCTTTTCTGA
- the cobA gene encoding uroporphyrinogen-III C-methyltransferase — translation MTDMFFAGLPKLEPGSVWLVGAGPGDPGLLTLHAANALRQADVIVHDALVNADCLKLASPDAKLEFAGKRGGKPSPKQRDISLRLVELARAGLRVLRLKGGDPFVFGRGGEEALTLVEHGIPFRIVPGITAGIGGLAYAGIPVTHREVNHAVTFLTGHDSSGVVPDRINWEGIAKGSPVIVMYMAMKHIGQISANLIAAGRTPDEPVAFVCNAATAEQAVLETTLSRAEADVAASGLEPPAIVVVGEVVRLRPSLDWLGALDGRTLVADPFASQIRRDPA, via the coding sequence GTGACGGATATGTTTTTTGCCGGCCTGCCGAAGCTCGAACCCGGTTCCGTCTGGCTGGTCGGTGCCGGACCCGGCGATCCCGGTCTTTTGACGCTCCATGCCGCCAATGCGCTTCGCCAGGCGGATGTGATCGTTCACGATGCGCTGGTCAATGCCGATTGCCTGAAGCTCGCCAGCCCGGACGCCAAGCTTGAATTTGCCGGCAAACGCGGCGGCAAGCCGTCGCCGAAGCAGCGTGATATCTCGCTGCGCCTGGTCGAGCTCGCACGCGCCGGGCTCCGGGTACTACGCCTCAAGGGCGGCGATCCCTTCGTCTTCGGTCGCGGTGGCGAGGAGGCATTGACCCTTGTCGAACACGGTATTCCATTCCGTATCGTGCCCGGCATCACTGCGGGGATCGGCGGACTGGCCTATGCCGGCATCCCGGTGACCCACCGCGAAGTCAATCACGCGGTCACCTTCCTCACTGGCCACGATTCCTCCGGCGTTGTGCCAGACCGGATCAACTGGGAAGGCATCGCCAAGGGCTCGCCGGTCATCGTCATGTACATGGCGATGAAGCATATCGGACAGATTTCGGCGAACCTCATCGCTGCCGGGCGTACGCCCGACGAGCCGGTTGCCTTCGTCTGCAATGCGGCGACGGCCGAGCAGGCGGTGCTCGAGACCACGCTTTCCCGCGCCGAAGCCGATGTGGCGGCATCCGGGCTGGAGCCGCCGGCAATCGTCGTCGTCGGCGAGGTCGTTCGGCTGCGTCCGTCGCTTGATTGGCTCGGCGCACTCGATGGCCGCACACTTGTCGCCGATCCGTTCGCGAGCCAAATCCGCCGGGACCCGGCATGA
- a CDS encoding cobalamin biosynthesis protein — protein sequence MSLVTGPVSAARLVLGLGCERNTAPGEVIALAERALADAGASKSDIAFVASLDARAEEPAIHAAGRHFSVPVRFFDAATLEAEAARLKNPSEIVFAHTGCHGVAEGAALAGVGRDAVLLVPKIRSARATAAIAGPRHHAFTCETEAGATGGG from the coding sequence ATGTCTTTGGTCACGGGGCCAGTTTCAGCCGCACGACTCGTTCTCGGCCTCGGCTGCGAGCGAAATACAGCGCCCGGGGAAGTGATCGCGCTTGCCGAGCGGGCACTCGCCGACGCCGGCGCGTCGAAGAGCGATATTGCATTCGTGGCTTCGCTGGACGCGCGCGCCGAAGAGCCGGCCATTCACGCGGCAGGCCGGCATTTTTCCGTGCCCGTCCGCTTCTTCGACGCTGCGACGCTCGAGGCAGAAGCCGCGCGACTTAAGAATCCGTCCGAGATCGTCTTTGCCCATACCGGCTGCCACGGCGTTGCCGAGGGCGCTGCATTGGCGGGGGTCGGGCGTGACGCAGTGCTGCTCGTTCCAAAGATCCGCTCGGCCCGGGCCACGGCAGCGATCGCAGGACCGCGGCACCATGCCTTCACCTGCGAAACCGAAGCCGGCGCCACGGGAGGCGGCTGA
- a CDS encoding glycerophosphodiester phosphodiesterase, with translation MPSEFWFRRSGRKPLIIAHRGGAALAAENTAEALHAAAGAGADAIETDIRLTKDGALICMHDDDLRRLCGDGRTVSDVDLETLRRLLPATMTLREALTASGSLGVLLDVKLSDPQHVQRIVDEVTGASATERTMLGLRSLDLIAAVRSARADIAILAFLEEPDSATRARHAGADWFRLWQGAASPERAAIVRHAGLLLTVMVGQPRSIPMPEYPPFPVGLVDGEGLERLRAIGPDAILLDDPRLAAGHFG, from the coding sequence ATGCCCTCTGAGTTCTGGTTTCGTCGCTCCGGCCGCAAACCTCTCATCATCGCGCATCGCGGCGGCGCGGCGCTTGCTGCCGAAAACACCGCGGAGGCGCTGCATGCCGCCGCAGGCGCTGGCGCAGATGCCATCGAGACGGACATTCGCCTGACGAAGGACGGCGCTCTCATTTGCATGCACGATGACGATCTTCGACGGCTCTGCGGTGATGGACGCACTGTTTCGGATGTCGATTTGGAAACGCTCAGGCGCCTGCTGCCGGCCACGATGACGCTTCGAGAGGCGCTGACCGCCTCGGGCTCGCTAGGGGTGCTCCTGGATGTCAAGCTTTCCGACCCGCAGCACGTCCAGCGCATCGTCGACGAGGTCACCGGTGCGAGTGCGACCGAGCGAACGATGCTTGGCCTGCGCAGCCTCGACCTCATCGCTGCAGTCCGCTCCGCCAGAGCGGACATCGCCATTCTCGCTTTCTTGGAGGAGCCGGACTCCGCCACTCGGGCTCGGCATGCCGGTGCAGACTGGTTCAGGCTATGGCAGGGCGCAGCGAGCCCCGAACGTGCGGCGATCGTTCGCCACGCCGGCCTGCTCCTCACGGTGATGGTGGGTCAGCCGCGTTCGATTCCGATGCCGGAATACCCGCCGTTTCCGGTCGGGCTGGTCGACGGAGAAGGACTTGAGCGCCTGCGCGCGATTGGGCCTGACGCCATCCTCTT